The following proteins come from a genomic window of Pyxidicoccus sp. MSG2:
- a CDS encoding zf-HC2 domain-containing protein, producing MAACPEYEVLLDVHATGGLETDEAARVQAHVKTCEGCREALASTVGVLMLAELPPLSAEEKSEVQELPRRTLSAWRRDAQHRGLRRRTLGSIAAAAAVVALMLLVPGRLQGFRNGTGTVTTPNTPSASVDAEEVDAETMAAIEAWAGLEPLDEDPDAPDDGDVMDEDMDFDLGETL from the coding sequence ATGGCCGCGTGCCCTGAATACGAGGTGCTGCTGGACGTGCACGCCACGGGAGGCCTGGAGACGGACGAGGCCGCCCGCGTCCAGGCCCATGTGAAGACGTGCGAGGGGTGCCGCGAGGCCCTCGCGTCCACGGTGGGCGTGCTCATGCTGGCGGAGCTGCCGCCCCTCTCGGCCGAGGAGAAGTCCGAGGTGCAGGAATTGCCCCGGCGCACCCTGTCCGCCTGGCGGCGGGACGCGCAGCACCGGGGCTTGAGGCGGCGGACGCTCGGCTCCATCGCGGCCGCGGCGGCGGTGGTGGCGCTGATGCTGCTGGTACCGGGCAGGCTCCAGGGCTTCCGGAATGGCACCGGCACGGTGACGACTCCGAACACCCCCTCGGCGTCCGTGGACGCCGAGGAGGTGGACGCGGAGACGATGGCCGCCATCGAGGCCTGGGCCGGCCTGGAGCCGCTCGACGAGGACCCGGACGCGCCGGACGACGGCGACGTCATGGACGAGGACATGGACTTCGACCTGGGAGAGACGCTGTGA
- a CDS encoding DUF5996 family protein yields MDTREAAWPELPLEAWRDSQATLHRYTQILGKVKLALTPPQNHWWNVTFRVMARGLTTGLIPYGSGGFEVDFDFVGHELLFRTSGGETRVLALESRPVAEFYRDVMATLRSLGVEVRIWDVPVEIPDDTTRFSEDRHHATYQPEYVQRWFQALLQSALVLEEFRTRFTGKCSPVHFFWGGFDLAVTRFSGRLAPERPGADIITRESYCEEVCSAGFWPGTPETKGAAFYSYAAPEPEGYSTASVRPAAARYDQGGFNEYLLTYDDVRRAGNPRALLLDFFQSTYDACADLGGWDRARLERPLYLPEHPHEGRAPEASATLPEQPSP; encoded by the coding sequence ATGGACACTCGGGAAGCGGCCTGGCCGGAACTGCCGCTGGAGGCCTGGCGGGACAGCCAGGCCACGCTGCATCGGTACACGCAAATCCTGGGGAAGGTGAAGCTCGCGCTCACGCCGCCGCAGAACCACTGGTGGAACGTCACGTTCCGGGTGATGGCGCGCGGGCTGACGACGGGGCTCATTCCCTACGGCAGCGGCGGCTTCGAGGTGGACTTCGACTTCGTCGGGCACGAATTGCTCTTCCGCACGAGCGGGGGAGAGACGCGGGTGCTCGCGCTGGAGTCCCGGCCCGTCGCGGAGTTCTACCGGGACGTCATGGCGACGCTGCGCTCGCTCGGCGTCGAGGTGCGCATCTGGGACGTGCCCGTCGAGATTCCCGACGACACCACCCGCTTCAGCGAGGACCGGCACCACGCCACCTACCAGCCCGAGTACGTGCAGCGCTGGTTCCAGGCGCTGCTCCAGTCGGCGCTCGTCCTCGAGGAGTTCCGGACGCGCTTCACCGGCAAGTGCAGCCCGGTCCACTTCTTCTGGGGGGGCTTCGACCTGGCGGTGACGCGCTTCTCCGGCCGCCTCGCGCCGGAGCGTCCCGGCGCGGACATCATCACCCGCGAGTCGTACTGCGAGGAGGTGTGCAGCGCCGGCTTCTGGCCGGGCACCCCGGAGACGAAGGGGGCCGCCTTCTACTCCTACGCCGCGCCGGAACCAGAAGGCTACTCCACCGCGAGCGTCCGTCCCGCCGCGGCCCGCTATGACCAGGGCGGCTTCAATGAGTACCTGCTGACCTACGACGACGTCCGGCGCGCCGGGAATCCGAGGGCCTTGCTGCTCGACTTCTTCCAGAGCACCTACGACGCCTGCGCGGACCTGGGCGGGTGGGACCGGGCGCGGCTGGAGCGGCCCCTGTACCTGCCCGAACATCCGCACGAGGGCCGCGCCCCGGAAGCCTCGGCCACACTCCCGGAGCAGCCCTCGCCCTGA
- a CDS encoding glutathione peroxidase, producing MRTLHTLSLVAALAVTPALAENKPAKSTPTPPPAAKAEPQSEKKPMSLHDLSANRLDGTSEKLSDFQGKVVLVVNTASECGYTPQYAGLEKLYQEYKDKGVVVVGFPSNDFGGQEPGSAAEIKKFCELRYKITFPMFEKVKTKGEGQSPVYEFLSRNHPAPKWNFHKYVVGKDGQVKAAFPSSVTPDSAELKTALDGALSQK from the coding sequence ATGCGAACCCTCCACACCCTGTCCCTTGTCGCGGCGCTCGCCGTCACCCCGGCGCTCGCCGAGAACAAGCCCGCGAAGTCCACCCCCACGCCGCCTCCGGCCGCCAAGGCCGAGCCCCAGAGCGAGAAGAAGCCCATGTCCCTGCACGACCTCTCCGCCAATCGCCTGGACGGCACGTCGGAGAAGCTGTCCGACTTCCAGGGCAAGGTCGTCCTGGTGGTGAACACCGCCTCCGAGTGCGGCTACACGCCGCAGTACGCGGGCCTGGAGAAGCTGTACCAGGAGTACAAGGACAAGGGCGTCGTGGTGGTGGGCTTCCCCTCCAACGACTTCGGCGGCCAGGAGCCGGGCAGCGCGGCGGAAATCAAGAAGTTCTGCGAGCTGCGCTACAAGATCACCTTCCCCATGTTCGAGAAGGTGAAGACGAAGGGCGAGGGCCAGTCCCCCGTCTACGAGTTCCTCTCGCGCAACCACCCCGCGCCCAAGTGGAACTTCCACAAGTACGTGGTGGGCAAGGACGGCCAGGTGAAGGCCGCCTTCCCGAGCTCGGTGACGCCCGACAGCGCCGAGCTGAAGACGGCCCTGGACGGCGCGCTCTCGCAGAAGTAG
- the uvrA gene encoding excinuclease ABC subunit UvrA, protein MHETHLVGARTHNLKDLSVDLAEGEFVCITGVSGAGKSSLALDTLYAEGQRRFVESFSPYARQFLERLERPPMDALEPVAAGVAVDRRAPVKSSRSTVATLADVEPYLSALFTREAVPVCPTCGVEAVRTDARVAAAAVIREHPDAQAVITFPVRIPDTSAFLDARTRLLKDGYHRLMVQGEVKELESLKPSEATDPAGVARVVVDRVKLADAQLSRVTQALEDAWARADGEALAFIPGQAPHRLRRGLVCPKCAKEFEPARPGLFSYQSPVGACAACRGFGRTIGIDWGKVIPNPTLSLSKGAIRPWSGQSTSWERGMLQRWCKARGISMDKPWGELTPEQQELVLEGEGDYRDGRAYPGVRAWFRWMEGRTYKMHVRVLLARYRAYSLCKDCGGARLNEQARAYRVGGLDLPSWHGLELTDALARLEALKTTTGQGDLARRELAGRLRYLQRVGLGYLTLDRQARTLSGGEAQRVSLTAALGTSLTGALFVLDEPTVGLHPGDVPPLTEAIAELAERGNIALVIEHDPLVIRSAHRVLELGPGAGKQGGTLCFDGTPEALAKKADLPTGRMLAGSGETKRTPRQRKGELVVKGAREHNLKELSVRVPLGVMCAITGPSGSGKSTLMDEVLYRHLARRLGVKDVEAPGAVEALEGMEAVEDVTFVDQSPLGRTSRGNAATYTKAWDRLRERFAAEPDAEVRGLTAAHFSFNVDKGRCEACSGEGYETVEMQFLADVALLCAACRGRRFKEDVLAVRHQGFSVAQVLEMTVAEVLQHFGDDAALQRTLGPAARLGLGYLPLGQPLSTLSGGEAQRLKLARALASNAKGTLFLIDEPSAGLHAEDVRHVISALHELVDRGASVIVVDHDVSVMKGSDWVIDLGPVGGRDGGRLVAEGTPDDVARANGATAKALRGEHKPLGRSVKLRRPGKDAVPAIEVEHAREHNLQDVSCRIPLGKMTVVTGPSGSGKSSLVFDVVFAEGQRRFLETLSPYARQFLPTMPRPDVERIGSLPPSVALEQRTSRAGATSTVATVTEVAHYLRLLFAKLGEPHCPRDDSPIASTTPDVLYAQLTAMKGEGTVLAPAVRARKGTYLDVFAAAARGGIAQAMVDGKLSSTDDPPRLTKTREHDIDLVMYEGKLSKLPREVFDKALGWGQGALKVGGGKGETLLSTERTCPKCGTAVPELDPRWFSFNTKQGRCESCEGTGVQGGAEAMAEGETAPCRTCDGSRLAPVPRGVRLESARYHEVVQQSVASTLARVRTWKFKGDRALIGEQSRQELLRRLEFLERVGLGYLSLDRNAASLSGGEMQRLRLSAQLGAGLTGAMYVLDEPTIGLHPRDTHRLLDNLRALVATGSTVLVVEHDSDTIRAADHLLDLGPTGGRGGGHILAEGAPDVVLEGDSPTARALKAAQVRPPSGRGEPTQWLELKGARANNLKRVDLKLPVGRLNVVSGVSGSGKSTLIRQVLYPALREKLELVTVKPGAFDSLRGVESIKRVLSVDQSPIGRTPRSVPATFLGIWDELRRVFAATPEAKIRGFTATRFSFNSAQGGRCTACEGQGAISHEMSFLPDVVTPCEACNGARFDAATLEVRYNGLSIGDVLRLSADEAKDVFRALPRVAAPLECLADLGVGYLQLGQGSNTLSGGEAQRLKLAAELTATARHEPTLYVLDEPTTGLHLGDVEKLITFMGRLVDRGDTLVVIEHHPSVIGAAEHVVELGPEGGEEGGHIVATGTPREVAKLKTPTGRVLKSLFSGEDTRPRASARRA, encoded by the coding sequence ATGCATGAGACCCACCTCGTAGGCGCGCGCACGCACAACCTGAAGGACCTCTCCGTTGACCTGGCGGAGGGGGAGTTCGTCTGCATCACCGGCGTGTCCGGGGCGGGGAAGTCCAGCCTGGCGCTCGACACCCTGTACGCCGAGGGGCAGCGGCGCTTCGTGGAGAGCTTCAGCCCGTACGCCCGGCAGTTCCTGGAGCGGCTGGAGCGGCCACCCATGGATGCGCTCGAGCCCGTGGCCGCCGGGGTGGCGGTGGACCGGCGGGCCCCGGTGAAGAGTTCGCGCTCGACGGTGGCGACGCTGGCGGACGTGGAGCCGTACCTGTCCGCGCTCTTCACGCGCGAGGCGGTGCCGGTGTGCCCCACGTGCGGCGTGGAGGCGGTGCGCACGGACGCGCGCGTGGCGGCGGCCGCCGTCATCCGCGAGCACCCGGACGCGCAGGCCGTCATCACCTTCCCGGTGCGCATCCCCGACACGTCGGCGTTCCTGGACGCGCGGACCCGGCTGTTGAAGGACGGCTACCACCGGCTGATGGTGCAGGGCGAGGTGAAGGAGCTGGAGTCCCTGAAGCCCTCCGAGGCCACGGACCCGGCGGGCGTGGCGCGCGTGGTGGTGGACCGGGTGAAGCTGGCGGACGCGCAGTTGTCGCGCGTGACGCAGGCACTGGAGGACGCATGGGCGCGCGCGGACGGCGAGGCGCTGGCCTTCATCCCCGGCCAGGCCCCCCACCGGCTGCGGCGCGGCCTGGTGTGTCCGAAGTGCGCGAAGGAGTTCGAGCCCGCGCGGCCCGGCCTCTTCAGCTACCAGTCCCCGGTGGGCGCGTGCGCGGCGTGCCGCGGCTTCGGGCGCACCATCGGCATCGACTGGGGCAAGGTGATTCCCAACCCCACGCTGAGCCTGTCGAAGGGCGCCATCCGCCCGTGGTCCGGTCAGTCCACGTCGTGGGAGCGCGGCATGCTCCAGCGCTGGTGCAAGGCGCGGGGCATCTCCATGGACAAGCCCTGGGGGGAGCTGACGCCGGAGCAGCAGGAGCTGGTGCTGGAGGGCGAGGGTGACTACCGCGACGGCCGCGCCTACCCGGGCGTGCGCGCGTGGTTCCGGTGGATGGAGGGCCGCACGTACAAGATGCACGTGCGCGTGCTGCTGGCCCGCTACCGCGCCTACTCGCTGTGCAAGGACTGCGGCGGCGCGCGGCTCAACGAGCAGGCCCGCGCGTACCGCGTGGGCGGGCTGGATCTGCCCTCGTGGCACGGGCTGGAGCTGACGGACGCGCTGGCGCGACTGGAGGCGCTGAAGACCACCACCGGGCAGGGAGACCTGGCCCGGCGCGAGCTGGCCGGCCGCCTGCGCTACCTGCAGCGGGTGGGCCTGGGCTACCTCACGTTGGACCGACAGGCGCGCACGCTGTCGGGCGGCGAGGCGCAGCGCGTGTCCCTCACCGCGGCGCTGGGCACGTCGCTGACGGGCGCGCTCTTCGTGCTGGACGAGCCCACCGTGGGCCTGCACCCGGGCGACGTGCCGCCCTTGACGGAGGCCATCGCCGAGCTGGCGGAGCGGGGCAACATCGCGCTGGTCATCGAGCATGACCCGCTGGTCATCCGCTCCGCGCACCGCGTGCTGGAACTGGGCCCCGGGGCGGGGAAGCAGGGCGGGACGCTGTGCTTCGACGGCACCCCCGAGGCGCTGGCGAAGAAGGCGGACCTGCCCACCGGCCGGATGCTGGCCGGGAGCGGCGAGACGAAGCGCACGCCGCGCCAGCGCAAGGGCGAGCTGGTGGTGAAGGGCGCGCGCGAGCACAACCTGAAGGAATTGTCCGTGCGCGTGCCGCTGGGCGTGATGTGTGCGATTACGGGGCCGAGCGGCTCGGGCAAGAGCACGCTGATGGACGAGGTGCTCTACCGGCACCTGGCGCGGCGGCTGGGCGTGAAGGACGTGGAGGCCCCGGGCGCGGTGGAGGCGCTGGAGGGGATGGAGGCGGTGGAGGACGTCACCTTCGTGGACCAGTCCCCGCTGGGGCGTACGTCGCGCGGCAACGCGGCCACGTACACCAAGGCGTGGGACCGGCTGCGCGAGCGCTTCGCCGCGGAGCCGGACGCGGAGGTGCGCGGCCTCACCGCGGCGCACTTCTCCTTCAACGTGGACAAGGGCCGGTGCGAGGCGTGCTCGGGCGAGGGCTACGAGACGGTGGAGATGCAGTTCCTCGCGGACGTGGCGCTCCTGTGCGCGGCGTGCCGGGGCCGGCGCTTCAAGGAGGACGTGCTCGCCGTGCGCCACCAGGGCTTCAGCGTGGCGCAGGTGCTGGAGATGACGGTGGCGGAGGTGCTCCAGCACTTCGGTGACGACGCGGCCCTCCAGCGCACGCTGGGGCCGGCGGCGCGGCTGGGCCTGGGCTACCTGCCGCTGGGCCAGCCCCTGTCCACGCTGTCGGGCGGCGAGGCGCAGCGGCTGAAGCTGGCGCGCGCGCTGGCCAGCAATGCGAAGGGCACGCTCTTCCTCATCGACGAGCCCAGCGCCGGCCTGCACGCGGAGGACGTGCGCCACGTCATCTCCGCGCTGCACGAGTTGGTGGACCGGGGTGCGAGTGTCATCGTCGTGGACCACGACGTGTCGGTGATGAAGGGCTCGGACTGGGTCATCGACCTGGGTCCGGTGGGCGGGCGCGATGGCGGCCGGCTCGTGGCCGAGGGCACCCCCGACGACGTGGCCCGCGCGAACGGCGCCACCGCGAAGGCGCTGCGCGGCGAGCACAAGCCCCTGGGGCGCTCGGTGAAGCTGCGCCGGCCGGGGAAGGACGCGGTGCCCGCGATTGAGGTGGAGCACGCGCGCGAGCACAACCTGCAGGACGTGTCCTGCCGGATTCCCCTCGGCAAGATGACGGTGGTGACGGGGCCGAGCGGCTCGGGGAAGAGCTCGCTGGTGTTCGACGTGGTGTTCGCGGAAGGCCAGCGGCGCTTCCTGGAGACGCTGAGCCCGTACGCGCGCCAGTTCCTCCCCACCATGCCCCGCCCGGACGTGGAGCGCATCGGCTCGCTGCCGCCCTCCGTGGCGCTGGAGCAGCGCACCTCTCGTGCGGGCGCCACCAGCACCGTGGCCACCGTCACCGAGGTGGCGCACTACCTGCGCCTCCTCTTCGCCAAGCTGGGTGAGCCGCACTGCCCGCGCGACGACTCGCCCATCGCCTCCACCACTCCGGACGTGCTCTACGCGCAGCTCACGGCCATGAAGGGCGAGGGCACGGTGCTGGCGCCGGCGGTGCGCGCGCGCAAGGGCACCTACCTGGACGTCTTCGCCGCCGCGGCGCGCGGGGGGATTGCGCAGGCGATGGTCGACGGGAAGCTGTCCTCGACGGATGACCCGCCGCGCCTGACGAAGACGCGCGAGCACGACATCGACCTCGTCATGTACGAAGGCAAGCTGTCGAAGCTGCCGCGCGAAGTCTTCGACAAGGCGCTGGGCTGGGGCCAGGGCGCGCTGAAGGTGGGCGGCGGGAAGGGTGAGACGCTGCTGTCCACCGAGCGCACCTGTCCGAAGTGCGGCACCGCCGTGCCGGAATTGGACCCGCGCTGGTTCTCCTTCAACACGAAGCAGGGCCGCTGCGAGTCCTGCGAGGGCACCGGCGTGCAGGGCGGCGCGGAGGCCATGGCCGAGGGGGAGACGGCGCCGTGCCGCACGTGCGACGGAAGCCGGCTGGCCCCGGTGCCTCGCGGCGTGCGGCTGGAGTCCGCGCGCTACCACGAGGTGGTGCAGCAGTCCGTCGCCTCGACGCTGGCGCGCGTGCGCACGTGGAAGTTCAAGGGGGACCGGGCGCTGATTGGCGAGCAGTCCCGCCAGGAGCTGCTGCGGCGCCTGGAGTTCCTGGAGCGCGTGGGCCTGGGCTACCTCTCACTGGACCGCAACGCGGCCTCGCTGTCGGGTGGGGAGATGCAGCGGCTGCGGCTGTCCGCGCAGTTGGGCGCGGGCCTCACCGGCGCCATGTACGTGCTGGACGAGCCCACCATCGGCCTGCACCCGCGTGACACGCACCGCCTGCTGGACAACCTGCGCGCCCTGGTGGCCACGGGCTCCACGGTGCTGGTGGTGGAGCACGACTCGGACACCATCCGCGCGGCGGACCACCTGCTGGACCTGGGCCCCACGGGCGGGCGTGGCGGCGGGCACATCCTCGCGGAGGGCGCGCCGGACGTGGTGCTGGAGGGTGACTCGCCCACGGCCCGCGCGCTGAAGGCGGCGCAGGTGCGGCCTCCGTCCGGGCGCGGCGAGCCCACGCAGTGGCTGGAGTTGAAGGGCGCGCGCGCCAACAACCTCAAGCGCGTGGACCTGAAGCTCCCGGTGGGACGGCTCAACGTCGTCTCGGGCGTGTCCGGCTCGGGGAAGAGCACGCTGATTCGCCAGGTGCTGTACCCCGCGCTGCGCGAGAAGCTCGAGCTCGTCACCGTGAAGCCGGGGGCGTTCGACTCGCTGCGCGGGGTGGAGTCCATCAAGCGCGTCCTGTCGGTGGACCAGTCGCCCATCGGCCGCACGCCGCGCTCGGTGCCGGCGACCTTCCTGGGCATCTGGGACGAATTGCGCCGCGTATTCGCGGCCACGCCCGAGGCGAAGATTCGCGGCTTCACGGCCACGCGTTTCTCGTTCAACTCGGCCCAGGGTGGCCGGTGCACCGCGTGCGAGGGGCAGGGCGCCATCTCCCACGAGATGTCCTTCCTCCCGGACGTGGTGACGCCGTGTGAGGCGTGCAACGGCGCGCGCTTCGACGCGGCCACGCTGGAGGTCCGCTACAACGGGCTGTCCATCGGCGACGTGCTCCGGCTGTCCGCCGACGAGGCGAAGGACGTCTTCCGCGCGCTGCCCCGGGTGGCCGCGCCGCTGGAGTGCCTGGCCGACCTGGGTGTCGGCTACCTGCAGTTGGGCCAGGGCTCCAACACCCTGTCCGGCGGAGAGGCGCAGCGGCTGAAGCTGGCCGCGGAGCTGACGGCCACCGCTCGGCACGAGCCCACGCTGTACGTGCTGGACGAGCCCACCACGGGCCTGCACCTGGGCGACGTGGAGAAGCTCATCACCTTCATGGGCCGGCTGGTGGACCGCGGCGACACGCTGGTGGTCATCGAGCACCACCCGTCCGTCATCGGCGCGGCGGAACACGTGGTGGAATTGGGGCCCGAGGGGGGCGAGGAGGGTGGCCACATCGTGGCGACCGGCACGCCTCGTGAAGTGGCGAAGCTGAAGACGCCCACCGGGCGGGTGCTCAAGTCACTCTTTTCCGGTGAGGACACCCGTCCGAGAGCCTCGGCACGGAGGGCGTGA
- a CDS encoding S1 family peptidase, with protein sequence MSEATDRAPPRDALVQASPSLVMLEVDGRTASGFVASAEGHLVTSLHAVAGARSIGAVMSDGVRSEVVQVVALDERRDLAILRLPLPDMVPALALSPHPLPAEGESVYVLRAVGGPAPEVRTLEVRAVQVLGDWLTLLELTRTLAEESSGGPVLDARGAVVGVATAALANGRSLGLVIPTRYVTPLLRGTASAPLSALEAPRRRSGRVRQVPQHPLSTLEGASMSAVESIASTLGQAINVGAPAYNRGDIEGCYRLYARTAEQLIDERGDCPGAQRALRDGLLRCVDLSDADDRAWALRDTFDGLLDVIQRWLAVRPAAAPGRKPPPKRFLN encoded by the coding sequence ATGTCCGAAGCCACCGATAGGGCGCCTCCCCGGGACGCGCTGGTCCAGGCCTCCCCCTCCCTGGTGATGCTGGAAGTGGACGGCCGCACCGCGTCCGGCTTCGTGGCCTCGGCGGAAGGGCACCTCGTCACCAGCCTCCACGCGGTGGCCGGAGCGCGCAGCATCGGCGCGGTGATGTCGGATGGCGTGCGCTCGGAGGTGGTGCAGGTGGTGGCCCTGGACGAGCGGAGGGACCTCGCCATCCTCCGGCTGCCCCTGCCGGACATGGTGCCCGCGCTCGCGCTGTCCCCCCATCCGCTGCCCGCGGAGGGCGAGAGCGTCTACGTCCTGCGCGCGGTGGGAGGCCCTGCCCCGGAGGTGCGGACGCTGGAGGTGCGCGCGGTGCAGGTGCTGGGCGACTGGCTCACGCTGCTGGAGCTGACGCGCACCCTCGCGGAGGAGTCCTCGGGCGGCCCGGTGCTGGACGCGCGTGGCGCCGTGGTGGGCGTGGCCACCGCGGCCCTGGCCAACGGCCGCTCGCTGGGGCTCGTCATCCCCACCCGCTACGTGACGCCCCTGCTGCGCGGCACCGCGTCGGCGCCACTGTCCGCGCTGGAGGCCCCCCGGCGGAGGTCGGGCCGCGTGCGCCAGGTGCCCCAGCACCCGCTGAGCACGCTGGAGGGCGCCTCCATGAGCGCGGTGGAGTCCATCGCCAGCACCCTGGGCCAGGCCATCAACGTGGGCGCCCCCGCCTACAACCGGGGCGACATCGAGGGCTGCTACCGGCTCTACGCCCGCACCGCCGAGCAGCTCATCGACGAGCGCGGCGACTGCCCCGGCGCCCAGCGCGCCCTGCGCGACGGGCTTTTGCGCTGCGTGGACCTCAGTGACGCGGATGACCGGGCCTGGGCCCTGCGCGACACCTTCGACGGGCTGCTGGACGTCATCCAGCGCTGGCTCGCGGTCCGCCCCGCGGCGGCTCCGGGGCGAAAGCCGCCCCCGAAGCGGTTCCTCAACTGA
- a CDS encoding DUF2378 family protein, which produces MERRGLSEPALEPRRPLPMPVQVPRRNFEGLFVHALKPTGGFAQSLRDIGYDPEAAQEYYPLSVWRAALGVARRYAFAGEPPEVANRALGHKYLEGFAQTLVGRIFATAAPLLGTERCLTRLPTYLKAGREDMRMLLEPVQSREWRVRVLDPDPLPDFVAGVVEGVLRLTRVTPRVEVLERQPTGYLLRVVWEER; this is translated from the coding sequence ATGGAACGGAGGGGATTGAGCGAGCCGGCCCTGGAGCCGCGGAGGCCGCTTCCCATGCCCGTGCAGGTGCCACGGCGCAATTTCGAGGGGCTGTTCGTCCACGCGCTGAAGCCCACGGGGGGCTTTGCCCAGTCGCTGCGTGACATTGGCTATGACCCGGAGGCCGCGCAGGAATACTACCCGCTGTCGGTGTGGCGGGCGGCGCTCGGGGTGGCCCGGCGCTACGCCTTCGCCGGGGAGCCGCCCGAGGTCGCCAACCGGGCGCTGGGGCACAAGTACCTGGAGGGCTTCGCGCAGACGCTGGTGGGGCGCATCTTCGCCACCGCCGCGCCGCTGCTGGGCACGGAGCGGTGCCTGACGCGGCTGCCGACGTACCTCAAGGCGGGGCGCGAGGACATGCGGATGCTGCTGGAGCCCGTACAGTCGCGCGAGTGGCGGGTGCGCGTGTTGGACCCGGACCCGCTGCCCGACTTCGTGGCGGGCGTGGTGGAGGGCGTGCTGCGCCTCACCCGGGTGACGCCGCGGGTGGAGGTGCTGGAGCGCCAGCCCACCGGGTACCTCCTGCGTGTGGTGTGGGAGGAGCGCTGA